From one Butyricimonas faecihominis genomic stretch:
- a CDS encoding RagB/SusD family nutrient uptake outer membrane protein, producing MKKYLLSILCGILLLPGCNYLDMVPEKDIETIESLFEQRTKVELWWKGLYAELNNIFADFRVNTAYLGADEFVTCQALHNSTMYNLDGLKIADGLQMSQNPYGSIWYRMYVVIRNCNIFLENVDHTYNMSEEDRNWWKADVKAVKAYVYFELVRRYGPICLIPQNMPVDLPVKDYQLPRQHVDSCFKEIINLLDESMEYVPKHSQRISNYGHTFSLEAVYALKAKVLLYAASPLFNGNAFYSDFRNKNGELLFNSTYDRNKWLLAAEAADKAAEMCEEGGRALISGATGKKTDLLNKMADIENMSFSRFSNSEYLLEWKYPSPFYQFILPRLVGDDDNFDSQALGCLSPSMKMVEMYYTANGLPIDADITWSYSNRYKLASESSPVYEGVIPMNIDVVNLHLRREPRFYACIAGDRMYWQRGTNTVDKDYNFLVKAHKGEEPWGTQYDFIVSNSWQNINGYWLKKHLFSWFNTLGYANNLQGNETAAIIRLAEVYLMQAEAWNEYLDQPDSKVYDPLDKVRERAGILPVREAWGSYSNNPVKVTTKVGMRDIIHQEYSVEFAFEGHRYWDLRRWLTAHQTMNEKQYGWNVIGTTDQAFYNYETGPVVVYSSNKFIAPRDYLDPFDAEEILISGMVQNPGWGGK from the coding sequence ATGAAAAAATATTTATTATCAATACTTTGTGGCATTCTTCTGCTCCCTGGGTGTAATTACCTTGATATGGTGCCGGAGAAAGACATTGAAACGATTGAATCGCTTTTTGAGCAGCGCACGAAAGTAGAGCTTTGGTGGAAAGGGCTTTATGCCGAGTTGAACAATATATTTGCCGATTTTAGAGTGAATACGGCTTATCTTGGAGCGGATGAATTTGTGACGTGTCAGGCGTTGCATAACTCTACCATGTACAATCTTGACGGGTTAAAGATTGCAGATGGCCTTCAGATGTCTCAGAATCCTTACGGGTCAATCTGGTACAGGATGTATGTTGTTATCCGAAACTGTAATATTTTCCTCGAAAATGTGGATCATACGTATAATATGAGTGAGGAAGATCGTAACTGGTGGAAGGCAGATGTGAAAGCGGTGAAAGCGTATGTTTATTTCGAATTGGTGCGTCGTTACGGGCCTATTTGTTTAATCCCACAGAATATGCCGGTAGATTTGCCGGTGAAAGATTATCAATTACCTCGTCAACACGTGGACTCTTGTTTCAAGGAAATCATTAATTTGTTGGATGAGTCCATGGAATACGTGCCAAAACATAGTCAAAGAATATCTAATTACGGCCATACGTTCAGCCTCGAAGCGGTGTATGCACTGAAAGCAAAAGTGTTGCTTTATGCTGCCTCTCCTCTTTTTAACGGGAATGCATTTTATTCCGATTTTAGGAACAAAAACGGGGAATTGCTTTTTAATTCCACTTACGATCGAAATAAATGGTTATTAGCTGCGGAAGCCGCTGATAAGGCAGCTGAAATGTGTGAAGAAGGCGGACGGGCTTTAATCTCGGGAGCAACCGGGAAAAAGACCGATTTGTTGAATAAGATGGCTGATATAGAGAATATGTCGTTCTCTCGCTTTAGCAATTCTGAATACCTGTTGGAATGGAAATATCCATCTCCATTTTATCAATTTATTTTGCCGCGGTTAGTCGGTGATGATGATAATTTTGACTCTCAGGCGTTAGGCTGTCTTTCTCCTTCCATGAAGATGGTGGAAATGTACTACACGGCAAATGGGTTACCTATTGATGCTGATATTACATGGAGTTATAGCAATCGCTATAAATTGGCTTCCGAGAGTAGCCCCGTGTACGAGGGTGTCATTCCGATGAATATCGATGTGGTGAATCTTCATCTTCGTCGTGAACCTCGGTTCTATGCTTGTATTGCGGGAGATAGGATGTATTGGCAACGAGGGACGAATACGGTAGATAAGGACTATAATTTTCTTGTAAAGGCACATAAAGGAGAAGAGCCATGGGGGACGCAATATGACTTTATTGTCAGCAATTCATGGCAGAATATCAACGGTTACTGGTTAAAGAAACATTTGTTTTCGTGGTTTAATACTTTGGGATACGCTAACAATCTGCAAGGAAATGAAACGGCAGCTATCATCCGTTTGGCTGAAGTTTACTTGATGCAGGCGGAGGCTTGGAATGAATACTTGGATCAACCGGATAGCAAGGTGTATGATCCGCTGGATAAGGTTCGTGAACGTGCCGGAATTCTACCCGTGAGAGAGGCTTGGGGAAGTTATTCCAACAACCCGGTAAAAGTAACCACGAAAGTCGGAATGCGGGATATTATTCATCAGGAGTATAGCGTTGAGTTCGCTTTCGAGGGACATCGGTACTGGGATCTTCGCCGCTGGTTGACAGCCCATCAGACAATGAATGAAAAACAATATGGCTGGAATGTTATCGGGACCACGGATCAGGCCTTTTATAACTATGAAACGGGACCGGTTGTGGTATATAGCAGTAATAAATTTATTGCCCCGCGGGATTATCTTGATCCGTTTGATGCAGAAGAGATTCTGATTTCCGGAATGGTACAGAACCCGGGATGGGGAGGTAAATAA
- a CDS encoding DUF4959 domain-containing protein yields the protein MMKNTIFLLLFVFALFACEDDDSVFEPLTEGLEIKFTPVAGGAMMHYRLPNNSDIFAMNIRYKDWQGLDVLKACGYSGDSVLLDGFTRSQEGIKAQISFVNQNNEESGAMDYQFSTLDSAPWSFFDDLTVRSSWNGFQVIYKSPSVITGMVHVFYLGTNPLTQKEDTILMSSFPITQQGDTLNFIQKQERSSNTVIVRTEDFHGFRVRQEIYPDIDAFRAEQWKMSASDFNDFGLSRESAKAKTGVEYLFDGELKGLERLIASAYEDKDSRQGTEVYGAYLAGPYAYGKPMILDLREQKIPAWIRIYCLYPILAQYAVGQATWGNVWIGSYEDKVPCKISVYGNSTSPDPDDEGWVYLGQLDQNPKREAVTKRWSHLTTDLMSAPKDVNDLETKDPIYVDIQFPPVNNKYRYLKVLVLDTFDTSKEDGINRNLQEYFTLQELEVYVKKD from the coding sequence ATGATGAAAAATACCATTTTCTTATTATTATTTGTGTTCGCTTTGTTTGCCTGCGAGGACGATGATTCGGTTTTCGAACCATTGACGGAAGGACTGGAGATCAAATTTACTCCGGTTGCGGGCGGGGCGATGATGCATTATCGCCTGCCGAATAATAGCGACATCTTTGCCATGAATATCCGTTACAAGGACTGGCAAGGATTGGATGTTTTGAAAGCCTGTGGATATAGTGGTGACTCGGTTTTGCTGGATGGTTTTACCAGAAGTCAGGAGGGGATAAAGGCTCAGATCTCTTTTGTTAATCAAAATAACGAAGAATCGGGAGCAATGGACTATCAATTTTCAACATTGGACAGTGCGCCTTGGTCTTTCTTCGATGATTTGACGGTAAGATCCTCCTGGAATGGTTTTCAGGTGATCTATAAGAGTCCTTCGGTGATTACCGGTATGGTTCATGTTTTTTACTTGGGAACAAATCCGTTGACACAGAAGGAAGATACGATTCTGATGAGCAGTTTCCCGATTACTCAACAGGGAGATACGCTTAATTTTATACAGAAACAGGAAAGATCAAGTAACACGGTCATTGTTCGGACGGAAGATTTTCACGGTTTCCGTGTAAGACAGGAAATTTATCCGGACATTGATGCCTTCCGGGCGGAGCAATGGAAGATGTCTGCAAGTGACTTTAATGATTTCGGCTTGTCGAGGGAGAGTGCTAAGGCTAAGACGGGAGTGGAATATCTTTTTGACGGGGAATTGAAAGGTTTGGAGCGCTTGATCGCTTCCGCTTATGAAGACAAAGATTCGCGTCAGGGGACGGAAGTTTATGGAGCTTATCTTGCCGGTCCTTATGCTTATGGAAAGCCGATGATTCTCGATTTGAGAGAACAGAAAATTCCGGCATGGATTCGTATTTATTGTCTTTATCCGATACTTGCTCAATATGCGGTTGGTCAGGCTACTTGGGGAAATGTGTGGATTGGTTCTTACGAAGACAAGGTGCCGTGCAAAATTTCGGTATATGGCAATAGTACCTCCCCGGATCCGGATGACGAAGGATGGGTTTACTTGGGGCAATTGGATCAGAATCCCAAACGCGAGGCGGTAACCAAAAGATGGTCGCATCTTACAACAGATCTAATGTCGGCTCCTAAAGACGTGAATGATTTGGAAACGAAGGACCCGATTTACGTGGATATTCAATTTCCTCCTGTAAACAACAAGTATCGTTATTTGAAAGTGCTGGTACTCGACACGTTTGACACGTCAAAAGAAGACGGGATAAATCGTAATTTACAAGAGTATTTTACGTTACAGGAACTGGAAGTTTATGTGAAAAAGGATTAA
- a CDS encoding DUF4998 domain-containing protein has protein sequence MRKRKYIINLFAAAALLVGCGESLEDTYSDYAGDGKIRYVAKCTEVHATPGWERLLVEWINGTDATVDKIKVIWSCEDLKDSVLLPSTAESYELKNLTNGTYRFDVSAIDFSGNESLVETTYGRPYTREHEIMLAFTRGVVKPYFLKNKLIFFSDQWNENIDEIKLQYKDTRGDIQYYTFDKETSYNAFITIDDVSMNPTDTIYVLRKGRVEGCPDQIEFDPLALSHTKIFSSGFVNAIERRYGYSNKTKEQEVEFEKFVEGVTELEFDYDMETFEDVLYCPNLKKLIFAKNRYLDSKYTYSTENDYPKLRSDIGRSLQVLDKASEPDVLGLKIEWYGGWNIPYFESEEPPYMEYMGYSPLPEMELIAPEALKTYDNGSKVNCSPSDLYADLDALLDDNYQTTWTTTSNTVPRKYEMAMELLEETEISGIKIAQPLYHPMMDRRMQYIMPSQISIQVSTDGGHWQNVTYFETNELGRGSGEVTLLKFPEGSRRVRYIKFTLQDGTDPGGNCAIALGDILLFKLK, from the coding sequence ATGAGAAAGAGAAAATACATCATAAATCTATTTGCGGCTGCCGCGTTGTTGGTGGGATGTGGTGAGAGCCTGGAAGACACGTATAGTGATTATGCCGGAGACGGAAAGATCCGTTACGTGGCAAAATGTACAGAGGTTCATGCCACTCCGGGCTGGGAACGTTTGCTTGTGGAATGGATAAACGGGACGGATGCAACCGTTGATAAAATCAAGGTGATATGGTCATGTGAAGACCTGAAGGATTCGGTATTACTTCCCAGTACGGCCGAGTCCTACGAGCTGAAAAATTTGACGAACGGGACTTACCGTTTTGACGTGAGTGCCATAGATTTTTCGGGTAACGAGTCTTTGGTGGAAACCACCTATGGCCGTCCTTACACGAGAGAGCACGAGATCATGCTGGCCTTCACGAGAGGTGTTGTGAAACCGTACTTCCTGAAAAACAAATTGATTTTCTTTTCTGATCAATGGAATGAGAATATTGATGAGATTAAATTGCAATACAAGGATACACGGGGTGATATTCAATATTATACGTTTGACAAGGAAACGAGTTACAATGCTTTTATCACGATCGACGATGTGAGCATGAACCCGACGGATACGATTTATGTGCTTCGGAAAGGAAGGGTGGAAGGCTGTCCGGATCAGATTGAGTTTGATCCGCTGGCATTGAGCCACACGAAGATCTTCAGTTCGGGATTTGTAAATGCCATCGAACGTCGTTATGGTTATTCAAACAAGACGAAAGAACAGGAAGTGGAATTTGAGAAATTTGTAGAGGGGGTGACAGAGTTGGAGTTTGATTACGATATGGAAACTTTTGAGGATGTGTTGTATTGTCCGAATTTGAAAAAGCTGATATTTGCGAAAAATCGGTATTTGGATTCGAAGTATACTTATTCGACAGAAAATGATTATCCCAAATTACGGAGTGATATAGGAAGGAGTCTTCAAGTTTTGGATAAGGCCAGCGAACCGGATGTGTTGGGATTGAAAATCGAATGGTATGGTGGTTGGAATATTCCTTATTTCGAATCCGAAGAACCCCCATATATGGAATACATGGGATACTCCCCGCTTCCCGAGATGGAATTGATTGCACCGGAAGCCTTGAAAACGTATGACAACGGGAGTAAGGTTAATTGTTCTCCTTCGGATCTTTATGCCGACTTGGATGCTTTGTTGGATGATAATTATCAAACAACATGGACCACCACGTCTAATACGGTTCCTCGTAAGTACGAGATGGCTATGGAATTGCTGGAGGAAACAGAGATTAGCGGGATAAAGATCGCGCAACCCTTGTATCACCCGATGATGGATCGACGGATGCAATACATCATGCCTTCTCAGATTTCCATTCAAGTGTCCACGGACGGAGGTCATTGGCAGAATGTCACTTATTTTGAAACCAATGAACTGGGACGCGGATCGGGAGAAGTTACTTTGTTGAAATTCCCGGAAGGTTCCCGGCGGGTACGCTACATCAAGTTTACCTTACAGGATGGAACGGACCCGGGTGGAAACTGTGCGATTGCTTTGGGGGATATTCTTCTCTTTAAGTTGAAGTAG